A window of Variovorax paradoxus genomic DNA:
CGCAATGCCGCGTCCGCCGCGGTCAGAACGGGATCAAACAGAGCAGTCATGCCCCCATTTGACCGCACACGGGAAACCCCGGATCGAACGGGCGTTGCATTTCATATAGTGGGGTGCGGCGGCTCTAAGACCTTTGTTGCAGGACTGCAACGAAACGCGCGGGCCAGCCAACATTTCGGGCGATTTGTTTTGCCCTGCCGCAGCGGCTCTGGTGCAATAGCATCAACTTCCCAAAAGGAGGTTGGCCCGGGGTCCGGTGGGAGCACAAATGTGCCAGTCACGGTGAGCCCTTCGCACCGGAGCCCTATGTTTAACCTTGGAGAAACTTGCAATGAAAAAATCTCTAGTTGCTCTGGCTGCCCTGGCTGTTGCCGGTGTTGCCTCGGCCCAGTCGTCCGTCACGCTGTTCGGTGTGGTCGACGCGTCGATCAGCGGCTATTCGAACAGCTCGCGCGACCTGAAGCCTACCGTTCTGGCCAACAACTTCCGCGTTCCCACCTATACGAATCAGGGTAGCGTCAAGGTCAGCCGCACGGCGCTGGCCAACTCGGGCTACAACTCCAGCCGCCTGGGCTTCCGTGGCACGGAAGACCTGGGTGGCGGCCTGGCTGCCAGCTTCTGGCTCGAAGCTCCGATCTCCAACGACGACGGCCAAACCGGTATCTCGACGTTCGCTCGTCGTTCGACCGTGAGCCTGTCGGGTGGTTTCGGTGAAATCCGCCTGGGTCGTGACTACACCCCCACCTTCTGGAACGACACCGTGTTCGACCCGTTCGGCACCAACGGCGTTGGTACCAACCTGATCTCGACGGCTAACGGCCTGTTCGGCGGCTTCAGCGGCTATTCCGCTGCAGCGACCACCCTGGTCAATCGTCCGCAGATCCCGAACGTTGGTGGTTCCAACTACGTTCGCGCCAGCAACACCGTCGGCTACTTCCTGCCGCCGAACCTGGGTGGTTTCTACGGTCAAGTGATGTACGGCTTCAGCGAGCAAACGAAGTACGACTCGGGCGTGTTCACGCCTAACGTTGCGAACAACTCGCGCGCTGGTCGTTACATCGGCGGTCGCTTCGGCTACGCCAACGGTCCTCTGGACGTCGCTCTGGCTTATGGCAGCAGCACCATCGGTGACCAGTACTACGCTGGCGTGACCACCAAGGTCAACACCCTGAACCTGGGCGCTTCGTATGACTTCGGTCCCGTGAAGCTCTTCGGTGAAGTGTCGAAGGCCAAGAACAAGAACGACTACGAAGTGACGCCAATCCTGGGCGGCCGTCCTGACATCGATCTGACCGGTTACCTGATCGGTGTGACCGTGCCGGTCGGCGCTGGCCTGATCCGTGCTTCGTACTCGGCTGTCAAGCTCGACACGAACCAGCCTTTCGACTTCTTCAACCCGGCTAACAACCTGGACCCGAAGGCTAACAAGCTGGCTCTGGGCTACGTGCACAACCTGTCGAAGCGCACGGCTCTGTACGCTACGATCGCTCGCATCAGCAACAAGAACGGCGCTGGCTACACCACCGGCGGTCCTGGCTTCTACAACGGCCTGGCTGGCACGACCTTCACGCCGAAGAGCGCAACCGGCTACGACTTCGGTATCCGTCACGCTTTCTAATTCGACGCTGGCGTAAGCCAGCTTCGAATGAAAAGCCAAAAGCCACTCGACGCAAGTCGAGTGGCTTTTTTTCGTTCGTGCTTTTCATCCCGCTCCTCGGGAAATCACGCATCGCACCCCCGGGGAACCACCGTGCGGGCACGCACCTTGCACTGCTAGCATGCCCGTTCACTTTGTTTGATGAATGATTGCCTTTGTACTGCGCCGCCTGATCCAGGCCGTGATCGTGATGATCGCGGTCGCGTTCATCGCCTTCCTCTTATTCCAATATGTCGGTGATCCCGTCGTGTTCCTTCTGGGGCAGGACGCGAAACCCGACCAGATCCGTGAATTGCGCGCCGCATTGGGGCTCGACCAGCCCTTCTTCGTGCAGTTCTGGCACTTCCTCGTCAATGCGGCGCAGGGCGAGTTCGGGCTGAGCCTGCGCCAAGGCGCGAAGGTGTCGCGCCTGATCGGCGAGCGCTTCCCGGCCACGCTCGAGCTGGCGCTCGTGGCGGCCGTGCTGGCGCTCTTCATCGGCATTCCGATGGGCGTCTACACCGCACTGCGCCGGGGCACGTTCATGAGCCAGTTCTTCATGACGGTGTCGTTGCTCGGCGTGTCGCTGCCCACCTTCCTGATCGGCATCCTGCTGATCCTCGTCTTCGCAGTGACGCTGGGCTGGTTCCCGAGCTTCGGCCGTGGCGAGACCGTCAAGTTCGGCTGGTGGACCAGCGGCCTCTTCAGCGTCGACGGTTGGCAGCACATCGTGCTCCCGGCGGTGACGCTGGCGATCTTCCAGCTCACGCTCATCATGCGGCTGGTGCGCGCCGAGATGCTCGAGGTGCTGCGCACCGACTACATCAAGTTCGCGCGCGCCCGCGGCCTGTCGAACCGCGCGATCCACTTCGGCCATGCGCTCAAGAACACGCTGGTGCCCGTGATGACCATCACCGGCCTGCAGCTCGGCGGCCTCATCGCCTTCGCGATCATCACCGAGTCGGTGTTCCAGTGGCCCGGCATGGGGCTGCTGTTCATCCAGGCCGTGACCTTCGCCGACATCCCGGTGATGGCCGCCTACCTGTGCCTCATTGCCTTGATCTTCGTGGTGATCAACCTCGTGGTCGACCTGCTGTACTTCGTGGTCGATCCGCGGTTGCGCGTCGGCAAGGCGGGAGGACACTGACATGACAGCAGCGACAGCAGAAGCTCCGCGCCTGAAGGCATCCGGCCGCGCATTCGCGCACATCGCGAGCTTCTACCCCGAGATCACGGCCTTTCGCCGCGACCTGCATGCGCACCCCGAGCTCGGCTTCGAAGAGGTCTACACCTCGGGCCGCGTGCGTGAAGCCCTGCGTGCCTGCGGCGTCGACGAGATCCACGAGGGCATCGGCAAGACCGGCGTGGTCGGCATCATCCGCGGTCGTTCGACGGCCAGCGGCCGCATGATCGGCCTGCGCGCCGACATGGACGCGCTGCCCATGCGCGAGGACAACGACTTCGGCTGGCGCTCCGCCAGCGACGGCCTCATGCACGGCTGCGGCCATGACGGCCACACCGCCATGCTGGTCGGTGCCGCGCGCTACCTCGCCGAAACCCGCGACTTCGACGGCACCGCCGTGCTGATCTTCCAGCCCGGAGAAGAAGGCTTCGCCGGCGCCCGCGTGATGATCGAGGACGGCCTGTTC
This region includes:
- a CDS encoding porin, whose amino-acid sequence is MKKSLVALAALAVAGVASAQSSVTLFGVVDASISGYSNSSRDLKPTVLANNFRVPTYTNQGSVKVSRTALANSGYNSSRLGFRGTEDLGGGLAASFWLEAPISNDDGQTGISTFARRSTVSLSGGFGEIRLGRDYTPTFWNDTVFDPFGTNGVGTNLISTANGLFGGFSGYSAAATTLVNRPQIPNVGGSNYVRASNTVGYFLPPNLGGFYGQVMYGFSEQTKYDSGVFTPNVANNSRAGRYIGGRFGYANGPLDVALAYGSSTIGDQYYAGVTTKVNTLNLGASYDFGPVKLFGEVSKAKNKNDYEVTPILGGRPDIDLTGYLIGVTVPVGAGLIRASYSAVKLDTNQPFDFFNPANNLDPKANKLALGYVHNLSKRTALYATIARISNKNGAGYTTGGPGFYNGLAGTTFTPKSATGYDFGIRHAF
- a CDS encoding ABC transporter permease, producing MIAFVLRRLIQAVIVMIAVAFIAFLLFQYVGDPVVFLLGQDAKPDQIRELRAALGLDQPFFVQFWHFLVNAAQGEFGLSLRQGAKVSRLIGERFPATLELALVAAVLALFIGIPMGVYTALRRGTFMSQFFMTVSLLGVSLPTFLIGILLILVFAVTLGWFPSFGRGETVKFGWWTSGLFSVDGWQHIVLPAVTLAIFQLTLIMRLVRAEMLEVLRTDYIKFARARGLSNRAIHFGHALKNTLVPVMTITGLQLGGLIAFAIITESVFQWPGMGLLFIQAVTFADIPVMAAYLCLIALIFVVINLVVDLLYFVVDPRLRVGKAGGH